From the bacterium genome, the window GGCGTCTCCGCGGCCGCCCCGGTGGCGGTGATGGCGGGCGGCGGTGGCGGCGGCGCTGCCGCGGCGGCCGAAGAGCAGACCGAGTTCACCGTCGTCCTGACCAATGCCGGCGACAACAAGATCAACGTCATCAAGGAAGTCCGGGCCATCACCGGCTTGGGCCTCAAGGAGGCGAAGGATCTGGTCGAAGGCGCTCCCAAGAACGTCAAGGAAGGCGTCAGCAAAGAAGACGCCGCCAAGTTCAAGGACCAGCTCGAGAAGGCTGGCGCCAAGGTCGAGGTCAAGTAGTCTCTCGACGGTATTCGTTTCGCGGGTTTCCCCCTCCAGTGAGGGGGGAACCTGCCTTTTTTGGTTTTTTTAATTTTTATCCAGGCTGCAAGCCCCGACAGGAGAGTCGATGAGTTCCTCCCACGTCCCCGCCGGCATTTTACGAAAAGATTTTTCGAAGATCGAAAAGGTCGTCGAGCTGCCCAACTTGATCGAGATCCAGAAGCTCAGCTACGACAAGTACCTCCAGGCCGACGTCGCGCCGGAATCGCGCGAAGACACCGGCCTGCAAGGCGTCTTCAAGAGTGTTTTTCCTATTCGCGACTTCAACCAGACCGCCAGCCTCGAGTTCGTTTCCTACCGCTTCGAGCGCCCGGCCTATGAAATGAACGAATGCCGCGAGCGCGGCATGACCTATTCGGCGCCGCTCAAGGTCACCGTCCGCCTGGTCGTTTGGGACGTCAGCGACGACGCCGGCGGCCGCTCGATCCGCGACGTCAAGGAGCAGGAAGTTTACTTCGGCGAAATCCCGCTGATGACCGACACCGGCACCTTCATCATCAACGGCACCGAGCGGGTCGTCGTCTCCCAACTCCACCGCTCGCCCGGCGTCTTCTTCGAGCACGACA encodes:
- the rplL gene encoding 50S ribosomal protein L7/L12; protein product: MAIVKAEDILETIESMTLLQVAELVKAFETKFGVSAAAPVAVMAGGGGGGAAAAAEEQTEFTVVLTNAGDNKINVIKEVRAITGLGLKEAKDLVEGAPKNVKEGVSKEDAAKFKDQLEKAGAKVEVK